From the genome of Triticum aestivum cultivar Chinese Spring chromosome 3B, IWGSC CS RefSeq v2.1, whole genome shotgun sequence, one region includes:
- the LOC123068178 gene encoding proline-rich receptor-like protein kinase PERK8 isoform X1 — translation MPQDPSWQDSGPSPSSRGLNDGAKAGIGVVVVILVLSLLGAGCWYKKKRRRMTGYHAGFVMPSPSPSASPQVLLGGHSEKTKANYSAGSPEFKDTMSEYSMGNCRFFTYEEMHNITNGFSDQNLLGEGGFGSVYKGCLPEGREVAIKKLKDGSGQGEREFQAEVEIISRVHHRHLVSLVGYCISGDQRLLVYDFVPNDTLHYHLHGRGVPVLEWPARVKISAGSAKGIAYLHEDCHPRIIHRDIKSSNILLDNNFEAQVADFGLARLAMDFATHVTTRVMGTFGYMAPEYASSGKLTEKSDVFSFGVVLLELITGRKPVDASNPLGDESLVEWARPLLTQALETGNAGELLDPRLDNNFNEVELFHMIEAAAACIRHSAPRRPRMSQVVRALDSLADGDLTNGVQPGMSEMFNAPNTAEIRLFQRMAFGSQDFTTDFTQSSSWNSSRQGGGDVDASGGPRQSQP, via the exons ATGCCACAGGACCCCTCATGGCAGGACAGCGGCCCCTCGCCGAGCAGCCGTGGGTTGAATGATGGCGCAAAGGCGGGGATCGGCGTCGTCGTGGTGATCCTCGTGCTTAGTTTGCTCGGCGCCGGGTGTTGGTACAAGAAGAAACGGAGGAGAATGACCGGTTACCATGCCGGGTTTGTGATGCCTTCACCCTCACCATCTGCTTCTCCACAAGTGCTACTAG GAGGACATTCAGAGAAAACCAAAGCCAACTACAGCGCCGGGAGCCCCGAGTTCAAAGACACAATGTCAGAGTACAGCATGGGCAACTGTCGCTTCTTCACCTACGAGGAGATGCACAACATCACAAACGGTTTCTCTGATCAAAACCTGCTGGGGGAAGGCGGCTTTGGGTCTGTTTACAAGGGTTGCTTGCCTGAAGGAAGAGAGGTTGCCATTAAGAAACTGAAAGACGGCAGCGGGCAGGGGGAGCGCGAGTtccaggccgaggtggagatcATCAGCCGCGTGCATCACCGCCACCTGGTTTCTCTTGTTGGGTATTGCATCTCGGGCGACCAGCGCTTGCTTGTCTACGATTTTGTGCCCAACGACACGTTGCACTATCATCTACATG GACGTGGCGTGCCGGTTCTGGAATGGCCAGCCAGGGTTAAAATTTCTGCTGGATCGGCTAAAGGAATAGCATATCTTCATGAAGATT GTCATCCCCGAATTATCCACCGAGACATAAAATCCTCTAATATTCTGCTGGATAACAACTTCGAGGCACAG GTTGCTGATTTTGGTCTTGCAAGACTAGCCATGGATTTTGCCACGCATGTAACTACACGGGTGATGGGAACTTTTGG GTACATGgctccagagtatgcatccagtgGCAAGCTGACTGAGAAATCTGATGTCTTCTCTTTTGGCGTTGTCCTCTTAGAGCTCATTACTGGTAGAAAGCCTGTCGATGCATCAAATCCATTGGGCGATGAGAGCCTTGTCGAGTGG GCCAGGCCACTGCTCACGCAAGCGCTCGAGACTGGCAACGCAGGGGAGCTGTTGGACCCCAGGCTGGACAACAACTTCAACGAGGTCGAGCTGTTCCATAtgatcgaggcggcggcggcctgcatCCGACACTCGGCACCCCGGAGACCCCGGATGAGCCAG GTGGTGCGGGCTCTCGACAGCCTGGCGGACGGTGACCTGACCAACGGGGTGCAGCCGGGGATGAGCGAGATGTTCAACGCGCCCAACACGGCGGAGATCAGGCTGTTCCAGCGGATGGCGTTCGGCAGCCAGGACTTCACGACCGACTTCACCCAGTCTTCTAGCTGGAACAGCAGCCGCCAGGGCGGTGGAGACGTCGACGCCTCTGGCGGGCCGAGGCAGTCACAGCCATAG
- the LOC123068178 gene encoding proline-rich receptor-like protein kinase PERK8 isoform X2, protein MPQDPSWQDSGPSPSSRGLNDGAKAGIGVVVVILVLSLLGAGCWYKKKRRRMTGYHAGFVMPSPSPSASPQVLLGHSEKTKANYSAGSPEFKDTMSEYSMGNCRFFTYEEMHNITNGFSDQNLLGEGGFGSVYKGCLPEGREVAIKKLKDGSGQGEREFQAEVEIISRVHHRHLVSLVGYCISGDQRLLVYDFVPNDTLHYHLHGRGVPVLEWPARVKISAGSAKGIAYLHEDCHPRIIHRDIKSSNILLDNNFEAQVADFGLARLAMDFATHVTTRVMGTFGYMAPEYASSGKLTEKSDVFSFGVVLLELITGRKPVDASNPLGDESLVEWARPLLTQALETGNAGELLDPRLDNNFNEVELFHMIEAAAACIRHSAPRRPRMSQVVRALDSLADGDLTNGVQPGMSEMFNAPNTAEIRLFQRMAFGSQDFTTDFTQSSSWNSSRQGGGDVDASGGPRQSQP, encoded by the exons ATGCCACAGGACCCCTCATGGCAGGACAGCGGCCCCTCGCCGAGCAGCCGTGGGTTGAATGATGGCGCAAAGGCGGGGATCGGCGTCGTCGTGGTGATCCTCGTGCTTAGTTTGCTCGGCGCCGGGTGTTGGTACAAGAAGAAACGGAGGAGAATGACCGGTTACCATGCCGGGTTTGTGATGCCTTCACCCTCACCATCTGCTTCTCCACAAGTGCTACTAG GACATTCAGAGAAAACCAAAGCCAACTACAGCGCCGGGAGCCCCGAGTTCAAAGACACAATGTCAGAGTACAGCATGGGCAACTGTCGCTTCTTCACCTACGAGGAGATGCACAACATCACAAACGGTTTCTCTGATCAAAACCTGCTGGGGGAAGGCGGCTTTGGGTCTGTTTACAAGGGTTGCTTGCCTGAAGGAAGAGAGGTTGCCATTAAGAAACTGAAAGACGGCAGCGGGCAGGGGGAGCGCGAGTtccaggccgaggtggagatcATCAGCCGCGTGCATCACCGCCACCTGGTTTCTCTTGTTGGGTATTGCATCTCGGGCGACCAGCGCTTGCTTGTCTACGATTTTGTGCCCAACGACACGTTGCACTATCATCTACATG GACGTGGCGTGCCGGTTCTGGAATGGCCAGCCAGGGTTAAAATTTCTGCTGGATCGGCTAAAGGAATAGCATATCTTCATGAAGATT GTCATCCCCGAATTATCCACCGAGACATAAAATCCTCTAATATTCTGCTGGATAACAACTTCGAGGCACAG GTTGCTGATTTTGGTCTTGCAAGACTAGCCATGGATTTTGCCACGCATGTAACTACACGGGTGATGGGAACTTTTGG GTACATGgctccagagtatgcatccagtgGCAAGCTGACTGAGAAATCTGATGTCTTCTCTTTTGGCGTTGTCCTCTTAGAGCTCATTACTGGTAGAAAGCCTGTCGATGCATCAAATCCATTGGGCGATGAGAGCCTTGTCGAGTGG GCCAGGCCACTGCTCACGCAAGCGCTCGAGACTGGCAACGCAGGGGAGCTGTTGGACCCCAGGCTGGACAACAACTTCAACGAGGTCGAGCTGTTCCATAtgatcgaggcggcggcggcctgcatCCGACACTCGGCACCCCGGAGACCCCGGATGAGCCAG GTGGTGCGGGCTCTCGACAGCCTGGCGGACGGTGACCTGACCAACGGGGTGCAGCCGGGGATGAGCGAGATGTTCAACGCGCCCAACACGGCGGAGATCAGGCTGTTCCAGCGGATGGCGTTCGGCAGCCAGGACTTCACGACCGACTTCACCCAGTCTTCTAGCTGGAACAGCAGCCGCCAGGGCGGTGGAGACGTCGACGCCTCTGGCGGGCCGAGGCAGTCACAGCCATAG